The DNA region TGGCGGCAGTTCCCTTCTTGAGTGCGAGGGAATACCCCACTGGGGAGTGGGCGGTATTCCAGCCCAAGATAGATGAGAGCAAGTGTGTGAAGTGTGGGCTCTGTTGGATGTACTGCCCTGACAGCGTGTACAGGTGGGATGGGGAGGGAGTTCCCGTTCCCGACTTGGATCACTGCAAGGGTTGCGGGATATGCGCTACGGAGTGCCCCACTAAGGCAATAGAGATGGTTAGGATATGAGGGGTGAGTTTTATGGTGGTTCAGAAGTTGGTTAGTCAAACCATGATGGCCCTTAATGGAGATGAGGCTGTCGCTTGGGCTGTGAAGCAGAGCAATGT from Thermoproteota archaeon includes:
- a CDS encoding 4Fe-4S binding protein, whose product is MSTPMVGWKDLPMAAVPFLSAREYPTGEWAVFQPKIDESKCVKCGLCWMYCPDSVYRWDGEGVPVPDLDHCKGCGICATECPTKAIEMVRI